The genomic region TCGAAGGTATCATCGCCCATGCCACTTACAGGATATCATCAGGCAAGGTTGAGGGCTGTAACGCGATGATCAAATGTTGCCGAAGACAGGCCTACGGGTACAGAGATGACGATTATTTCTTCCTTAAAATCATGGATGCAAGCAGAAGAGACAGGTCTGCCTATAGAAAATCCCCCATTTTTTTCATGAGCTTATCAATCATAGCAAATGACAATTCACTTTTGTTCAAGAACTTATAGGAAAACTGATGTTAAGCAAAGCAGAAACCCAATCGTTGAAACAAGAACATCTTGCACGCAAAGTATCCATCCCGATCTTACGTACGATTGTATTGCCGTCTACGATTTTCTTGTATGACGGTTTTTGCTTCAGGAGAATTTTAGAAGGCGCAGTCAATGTATTGATTTCTTCCGGATCATCTGCATACTTCGCAAGAACAGACTTCAGTCCAGATTCAGGAACATCCAGATTGGATGCAAGAATAGAAATATCTGAGAAAAGCAGTGCTTCAAACTCATGCATAGAAAAATAAGGGACAAAACGATTGGCAACATCAAGTTCAGGAAAAGATTCTCTAAGGGCTGTAAGAGTTGATTCAACAAGTATCTTCTCAATTTCCAATTTTCCTATTTTTCCTCCAAGTGATTGTTGTTTTGCCTGTATATCAGCCATTCCAGGCCACTTGGAATCGAGTCTGAAATAATCCAGCATGGAAGTAACAATTGTACTATCGCGTTGCTTGAACAATGCGCCGGCATTCTGTACAAATCTTTCAAAAGTAACATTACCCCCCTTATGTCCTGTACGACCAATCAAAACTGGGGAAAGATACTGCTCATGTTCTGATAGAAACACAGCAAGGCAATCGCGAATAAAGGATTGTTCTGTCGGCCCCTCTACGATTGCATACAGTTCATTCATGCATGGGGCCTCCAGAAAGAACATTCTTCCGCCATAATTCACCAAGGGTATAGTTCTCCAGCCAAGCATCAAGCTCAGAGGCTTCCAAACGGGTGAAAGTAGATTGACCATCCTTTCTGTCACAAACCACTACATCCTCCGGATCAAAACAATCAATGAACTCAGAAGACTGCGTAGCAAGAACAAGTTGGGTATCGATTGCCCGTGATTTGACCAGCTCCGCAAGAATACTGATTGCATAAGGATGCAGACCCAGTTCAGGTTCATCTATAAGGATCATCTCTGGATGATGGGGCTGCAGTAGAACAGTTGCAAGACAAATGAATCTCAATGTTCCATCTGAAAGGGCCTGAGGCTTCAGCGGATAATCAGAACCTTTCTGTTTCCAAAGTAGCCGGATCTTATCGTTTTCTCTTGGTATCAACACAAAATCATCAAAAAAAGGTGCTACCTGTTGAATAGTCTTTACAATATCAGCATAAGATTGTCTAAGAGACAAAGTACCTTTCAGCTTATACAGGTAACTGGCAAGATTGGAACCATCAAAACGCAGGTAGGCATTGTCATCAACATCTTGAAAAGCCTTTATGGGAGACAACCTGCCTGTGTCATGGAAATGATACATCTGCCAACTTGAGATTGACTCATAGACATAATGGCTGATATTATTTCGACTTAACACTCCAGGCTCATCTTTATCCTCAAGAAGCCCAGGAGTGAAACCATCATGCGATCGTAGGGAATACCATTTGTCAGTAAAAGAATAATACGTGTGCTCAGAATCAATACGTAACGTATCATCCTGTGTGGGACGAAGAACAATTTGGTAGCCATTCTGGCCAAAGAGAAGCTTAATTTCAATTTGTTCAGTAACTGCACGTCCATTGAAAAGTAAATCTCCGGCACTGCCGGCATCAGCCACATATTTTTGCAGATCGGTCTTGTTGAATCCCGGAAGGGGTAGTTGCATCAAAGCTCGCAGGAATTTGAATATTTCGATGAAATTACTCTTCCCTGCCCCGTTTCCTCCGATTACCAGATTGATGCTCTTCAAAGGGAAGTCTTCCAATCGGCATATAGACTTGAAACCGGAAATATTCAATTTATCCAACTGAGCCATGTATACCACCTTTTCTACAATCAATCACAGAGTAGCACACTTTTTTCTTCCGTTCAATTAACTCCTGTTGCAGGAAAAAGACTGGATAGCCAGGAAATATAACTTATGCATGCAACACCTGTATATATTCCATACATATAAAGCTCCCAACCAGTTGCCTTGAAGAATGGACCACTGCACTTTTCTTTCTGTCTGCTCCGGCATATTACTTACATTGGTCAATTTTATGAAGCCAATCAGAAGGACTCATGTTTTCCATGCGTCTGAAGACTTTGCAGTATTGCTGGGGACGCAGGAACCCACTTTGGTGCGCCGTTTCTGCAATATTCATTTTTTTGTTAAACAAGATTTCCTTGGAATATTCGACACGTGTCCTATTCAGGAAATGCAATGGGGTTTCATTGGTAAATTCCTTGAACTGTGAACAGAAATAATTATAAGACAGCCCGGCTTCCATGCTGATTTCCTTTATTGTCAGATTCGGTCTCTTGAATTCCTGAAGGATATATCTTATTGCTTTTGAGAAAACATGGTAGTTGACCTGTCCGGGAACTTCTGTTTGGATTTCTGCAGCATTTGATGATATCGATATGAAATAACCAATCAACGTATGTACCAACCCATTGATTATTTCCTTGGA from Spirochaetia bacterium harbors:
- a CDS encoding DUF4276 family protein gives rise to the protein MNELYAIVEGPTEQSFIRDCLAVFLSEHEQYLSPVLIGRTGHKGGNVTFERFVQNAGALFKQRDSTIVTSMLDYFRLDSKWPGMADIQAKQQSLGGKIGKLEIEKILVESTLTALRESFPELDVANRFVPYFSMHEFEALLFSDISILASNLDVPESGLKSVLAKYADDPEEINTLTAPSKILLKQKPSYKKIVDGNTIVRKIGMDTLRARCSCFNDWVSALLNISFPISS
- a CDS encoding AAA family ATPase produces the protein MAQLDKLNISGFKSICRLEDFPLKSINLVIGGNGAGKSNFIEIFKFLRALMQLPLPGFNKTDLQKYVADAGSAGDLLFNGRAVTEQIEIKLLFGQNGYQIVLRPTQDDTLRIDSEHTYYSFTDKWYSLRSHDGFTPGLLEDKDEPGVLSRNNISHYVYESISSWQMYHFHDTGRLSPIKAFQDVDDNAYLRFDGSNLASYLYKLKGTLSLRQSYADIVKTIQQVAPFFDDFVLIPRENDKIRLLWKQKGSDYPLKPQALSDGTLRFICLATVLLQPHHPEMILIDEPELGLHPYAISILAELVKSRAIDTQLVLATQSSEFIDCFDPEDVVVCDRKDGQSTFTRLEASELDAWLENYTLGELWRKNVLSGGPMHE
- a CDS encoding AraC family transcriptional regulator, with protein sequence MEIETQKVRRDKDIVYSGSFIDKEYVLHVILSGSFTYQVNNRMYQIAENSLILIEPNNLHALTRLVDVDMVVVHFYDLSHSLDNLVLNDITVLPPELIPEINHLVRLLVKIWTKHREASKEIINGLVHTLIGYFISISSNAAEIQTEVPGQVNYHVFSKAIRYILQEFKRPNLTIKEISMEAGLSYNYFCSQFKEFTNETPLHFLNRTRVEYSKEILFNKKMNIAETAHQSGFLRPQQYCKVFRRMENMSPSDWLHKIDQCK